A genomic window from Nocardioides sp. BP30 includes:
- a CDS encoding amino acid ABC transporter ATP-binding protein → MSTTATTAAIHVSDLHKSFGDNEVLKGVDFHVDPGQVVCVIGPSGSGKSTLLRCVNRLEEPSSGQILVEGIDITDPETDLDKVRTRIGMVFQQFNLFPHMTVLQNLCIAQRTAKRRSKAEAVEIARANLVKVGLAEKESAYPAHLSGGQQQRVAIARALSMDPDMMLFDEPTSALDPELVGDVLAIMKQLASEGMTMMVVTHEMGFAREVGDKLVFMDGGVIVEEGDPREVLAAPRHERTKAFLSKVL, encoded by the coding sequence GTGAGCACGACAGCAACCACCGCGGCGATCCACGTCAGCGACCTGCACAAGAGCTTCGGGGACAACGAGGTGCTCAAGGGGGTCGACTTCCACGTCGACCCCGGCCAGGTCGTGTGCGTGATCGGCCCCTCGGGATCCGGGAAGTCGACGCTGCTGCGCTGCGTCAACCGGCTGGAGGAGCCGAGCAGCGGCCAGATCCTGGTCGAGGGCATCGACATCACCGACCCCGAGACGGACCTGGACAAGGTCCGCACCCGGATCGGGATGGTCTTCCAGCAGTTCAACCTCTTCCCGCACATGACGGTGCTGCAGAACCTGTGCATCGCCCAGCGCACGGCGAAGAGGCGGTCCAAGGCCGAGGCGGTCGAGATCGCCCGGGCCAATCTGGTCAAGGTCGGGTTGGCGGAGAAGGAGTCGGCCTACCCCGCCCACCTCTCCGGCGGCCAGCAGCAGCGGGTGGCGATCGCGCGAGCGCTGTCCATGGACCCGGACATGATGCTCTTCGACGAGCCCACCTCGGCACTCGACCCCGAGCTGGTGGGCGACGTGCTGGCGATCATGAAGCAGCTCGCCTCGGAGGGCATGACGATGATGGTCGTGACCCATGAGATGGGCTTCGCCCGCGAGGTCGGCGACAAGCTCGTCTTCATGGACGGCGGTGTGATCGTCGAGGAGGGCGACCCCCGCGAGGTGCTGGCGGCACCGAGGCACGAGCGCACCAAGGCGTTCCTGTCCAAGGTCCTCTGA
- a CDS encoding branched-chain amino acid ABC transporter substrate-binding protein yields MTGTKKTVRAFALAGIAALALSACGTTGGNNSSNAGSDSSSSGSGSCGHYNIAFLGAETGDSAALGLNMVGGIKLALAEYNAKHKDCTVNLKDFDSQGDPSKAPPLASQIVSDQSIVGLVGPGFSGESLATGDTFSQAGLTSISASATNVTITQKGWKTWHRVIGNDAAQGAADAKYLADKKVYVIDDGSDYGKGLATVVAQGVKNKIGTDEVQTGQTDFSATVTKVKASGADAIFYGGYYPEAGLLVKQLRQAGWKGLFMSGDGSEDPAFVKAAGAQAAEGAVLSAPAGPAPASFSADYQKTNGSPAGLYSTQAYDAANVFLAGIDAGKDRSSMNDFVNSFTGTGVSGPIAFDDKGDIKQSTIYAYMVKNGKLDTANPTAIK; encoded by the coding sequence ATGACGGGAACCAAGAAGACCGTGCGCGCGTTCGCGCTGGCCGGTATCGCCGCGCTCGCCCTCAGCGCCTGCGGCACCACCGGTGGCAACAACAGCAGCAACGCCGGCAGCGACTCCAGCTCGTCCGGTAGCGGCTCGTGCGGTCACTACAACATCGCCTTCCTCGGCGCCGAGACCGGCGACAGCGCCGCGCTCGGCCTCAACATGGTCGGCGGCATCAAGCTCGCGCTCGCGGAGTACAACGCCAAGCACAAGGACTGCACTGTCAACCTGAAGGACTTCGACTCCCAGGGTGACCCGTCGAAGGCGCCGCCGCTCGCCAGCCAGATCGTCAGCGACCAGTCGATCGTCGGCCTGGTCGGTCCGGGCTTCTCGGGTGAGTCCCTCGCGACCGGCGACACGTTCTCCCAGGCCGGCCTGACCTCGATCTCCGCCTCGGCGACCAACGTCACCATCACCCAGAAGGGCTGGAAGACCTGGCACCGGGTCATCGGCAACGACGCCGCCCAGGGCGCCGCCGACGCCAAGTACCTGGCCGACAAGAAGGTCTACGTCATCGACGACGGCTCGGACTACGGCAAGGGCCTGGCCACCGTCGTGGCCCAGGGCGTGAAGAACAAGATCGGCACCGATGAGGTCCAGACCGGTCAGACCGACTTCTCCGCGACCGTCACCAAGGTGAAGGCGTCGGGTGCCGACGCGATCTTCTACGGTGGCTACTACCCGGAGGCCGGCCTGCTGGTCAAGCAGCTGCGCCAGGCGGGCTGGAAGGGTCTGTTCATGTCCGGCGACGGCTCCGAGGACCCGGCGTTCGTCAAGGCCGCCGGCGCTCAGGCCGCCGAGGGTGCTGTGCTGTCGGCTCCGGCCGGCCCGGCGCCGGCCTCGTTCAGCGCCGACTACCAGAAGACGAACGGCTCGCCGGCCGGTCTGTACTCCACCCAGGCGTACGACGCGGCCAACGTGTTCCTCGCGGGCATCGACGCCGGCAAGGACCGTTCCTCGATGAACGACTTCGTCAACAGCTTCACCGGCACCGGCGTCAGCGGCCCGATCGCCTTCGACGACAAGGGCGACATCAAGCAGTCGACCATCTACGCCTACATGGTCAAGAACGGCAAGCTCGACACCGCCAACCCGACCGCCATCAAGTGA
- a CDS encoding branched-chain amino acid ABC transporter permease has product MDFLIHHFFELTITGLALGSIYALVALGYTLVYGVLQLINFAHSEVFMYGTFAVAWIVVLVHGTGSTTESLWAAAPILILALIAAMLLSGLVALLLERVAYRPLIKKNAPKLIALISAIGASFALAEIMGLRDRIAAWFGLDDNLSNYVSPGKARDLYASPVTIDPHPISWLKIGDYTVTDVDLLVIVAALAMMFALDWFVRHTRFGRGIRATAQDPESAALMGVNSTRIIQVTFFIGGLMAGAAATLYMIRVGTTRQNAGFIFGVKAFTAAVMGGIGNLRGALLGGLILGVAENYGSAILGTEWKDVVAFVLLVLILLVRPSGLLGEALGKARA; this is encoded by the coding sequence TTGGACTTCCTGATCCACCACTTCTTCGAGCTGACCATCACCGGTCTGGCGCTCGGATCCATCTACGCCCTGGTCGCCCTCGGGTACACCCTCGTGTACGGCGTCCTGCAGCTGATCAACTTCGCGCACTCCGAGGTCTTCATGTACGGCACCTTCGCCGTGGCATGGATCGTCGTCCTCGTGCACGGCACCGGCTCGACCACCGAGAGCCTGTGGGCCGCCGCACCGATCCTGATCCTCGCGCTGATCGCAGCCATGCTGCTCTCCGGCCTCGTCGCCCTGCTCCTCGAGCGGGTCGCCTACCGGCCCTTGATCAAGAAGAACGCGCCCAAGCTGATCGCGCTGATCTCCGCGATCGGCGCCTCCTTCGCCCTGGCCGAGATCATGGGTCTGCGGGACCGGATCGCGGCCTGGTTCGGGCTCGACGACAACCTGTCCAACTACGTCTCGCCCGGCAAGGCACGCGACCTCTACGCCAGCCCTGTCACCATCGACCCGCACCCCATCTCCTGGCTCAAGATCGGTGACTACACCGTCACCGACGTCGACCTCCTGGTGATCGTGGCCGCGTTGGCGATGATGTTCGCGCTCGACTGGTTCGTCCGGCACACCCGGTTCGGCCGGGGCATCCGGGCGACCGCCCAGGACCCGGAGTCGGCCGCGCTGATGGGCGTCAACTCCACCCGCATCATCCAGGTCACGTTCTTCATCGGTGGCCTGATGGCGGGGGCGGCGGCGACGCTCTACATGATCCGCGTCGGCACCACCCGGCAGAACGCCGGCTTCATCTTCGGCGTGAAGGCGTTCACCGCCGCCGTCATGGGCGGCATCGGGAACCTGCGCGGAGCTCTCCTCGGCGGTCTCATCCTGGGGGTCGCGGAGAACTACGGCTCCGCCATCCTGGGCACCGAGTGGAAGGACGTGGTCGCCTTCGTGCTGCTGGTCCTCATCCTGCTGGTGCGGCCCTCGGGCCTGCTCGGCGAGGCTCTCGGAAAGGCGCGCGCATGA
- the pyk gene encoding pyruvate kinase, whose protein sequence is MRRAKIVCTLGPAVGTERRIRELVYAGMDVARLNMSHGSQEEHAERYRMVREAADSSGRGVGIFADLQGPKIRLETFANGPVTLRRGQTWTITTRDVEGDETICGTTYKGLTGDVSVGDPLLIDDGKVRLRVTAVENGTDVITEVLVGGPVSNHKGINLPGVAVSVPALSEKDIEDLKFALELGVDMVALSFVRNAKDAEDVREIMREVGRMVPIIAKIEKPQAVDNLDEVIDAFDMFMVARGDLGVECPLEEVPFLQKRIVEKARLNAKPVIVATQMLDSMVANPQPTRAEANDVANAVLDGADAVMLSAETSVGEYPIHTVETMARIISATEGHAFAAGGSGVGHLSQISWDPHTRSGVIAKAAEEVAERVGAKFLVAFTTSGDSARRLARLRGPIPLMAFTPFPSVRSQLALSWGVETFKTAEVEHTDEMVRQVDEQLLEIGRVAEGDLVVIIAGSPPGIPGSTNALRIHRIGDAINEVAPAYRRN, encoded by the coding sequence GTGAGGCGAGCGAAGATCGTATGTACCTTGGGGCCGGCCGTCGGGACCGAGCGCCGGATCCGTGAGTTGGTCTATGCGGGGATGGACGTTGCCCGGCTCAATATGAGCCACGGTTCGCAGGAGGAGCACGCCGAGCGCTACCGGATGGTGCGCGAGGCGGCCGACTCCAGCGGCCGCGGCGTGGGCATCTTCGCCGACCTCCAGGGCCCCAAGATCCGTCTGGAGACGTTCGCGAACGGGCCTGTCACGCTGCGCCGTGGGCAGACCTGGACCATCACCACCCGCGATGTCGAGGGTGACGAGACGATCTGCGGGACGACGTACAAGGGCTTGACCGGCGACGTCAGCGTCGGCGACCCGCTGCTGATCGACGATGGCAAGGTGCGCCTGCGCGTCACGGCGGTGGAGAACGGCACCGACGTGATCACCGAGGTCCTCGTCGGCGGCCCGGTGAGCAACCACAAGGGCATCAACCTGCCCGGCGTGGCCGTCTCGGTGCCCGCGTTGAGCGAGAAGGACATCGAGGACCTGAAGTTCGCCCTCGAGCTCGGCGTCGACATGGTCGCGCTGAGCTTCGTGCGCAACGCCAAGGACGCCGAGGACGTGCGCGAGATCATGCGCGAGGTCGGCCGGATGGTCCCGATCATCGCCAAGATCGAGAAGCCGCAGGCGGTCGACAACCTCGACGAGGTCATCGACGCCTTCGACATGTTCATGGTCGCCCGCGGCGACCTGGGTGTGGAGTGCCCGCTGGAGGAGGTGCCCTTCCTGCAGAAGCGGATCGTGGAGAAGGCGCGCCTCAACGCCAAGCCTGTCATCGTCGCCACCCAGATGCTCGACTCGATGGTCGCGAACCCGCAGCCGACCCGGGCCGAGGCCAACGACGTCGCGAACGCGGTGCTCGACGGCGCCGATGCGGTGATGCTCTCGGCCGAGACCAGCGTGGGGGAGTACCCGATCCACACCGTGGAGACGATGGCCCGCATCATCTCCGCGACCGAGGGCCACGCCTTCGCGGCCGGTGGCTCCGGGGTCGGCCACCTCTCCCAGATCAGCTGGGACCCGCACACCCGTTCGGGCGTCATCGCCAAGGCCGCCGAGGAGGTCGCCGAGCGCGTCGGTGCGAAGTTCCTGGTCGCCTTCACCACCTCCGGTGACTCCGCGCGGCGTCTGGCGCGCCTGCGTGGTCCGATCCCGCTGATGGCCTTCACGCCGTTCCCCTCCGTGCGCTCGCAGCTGGCGCTGAGCTGGGGCGTGGAGACCTTCAAGACCGCCGAGGTCGAGCACACCGACGAGATGGTGCGCCAGGTCGACGAGCAGCTGCTCGAGATCGGCCGCGTGGCCGAGGGTGACCTGGTGGTCATCATCGCCGGCTCGCCGCCGGGGATCCCCGGCTCCACCAACGCGCTGCGGATCCACCGCATCGGCGACGCGATCAACGAGGTCGCGCCGGCGTACCGGCGAAACTGA
- a CDS encoding ABC transporter ATP-binding protein has product MSENTAQTGTQAGTQAGTHAGDDRRRALLEVDDVTIKFGGVTALDGVTFDIKEGEILGLIGPNGAGKTTCFNVMTGVYQATSGQVRFDGKPLAKLKRYAITKLGIARTFQNIRLFKSMTALENVMVGADAHSKVGLLNALFRTPLHRRTEAEAERSARELLKFVGVDGRADELAANLSYGDQRRLEIARAMATKPKLLCLDEPAAGFNPAEKQRLMELIRKVRDQGYTVLLIEHDMRLVMGVTDRIVVLEFGRKIAEGTPAQIRDNPAVIAAYLGVEEDEDAS; this is encoded by the coding sequence ATGTCTGAGAACACCGCACAGACCGGCACGCAAGCAGGCACCCAAGCCGGCACGCACGCCGGCGACGACCGGCGTCGAGCGCTGCTCGAGGTCGACGACGTCACCATCAAGTTCGGTGGTGTCACGGCGCTCGACGGGGTCACCTTCGACATCAAGGAGGGCGAGATCCTCGGGCTGATCGGCCCGAACGGTGCTGGCAAGACGACCTGCTTCAACGTGATGACCGGCGTCTACCAGGCCACCAGCGGCCAGGTCCGCTTCGACGGCAAGCCGCTGGCCAAGCTGAAGCGCTACGCCATCACCAAGCTGGGGATCGCCCGCACGTTCCAGAACATCCGGCTGTTCAAGTCGATGACGGCGCTGGAGAACGTGATGGTCGGCGCGGACGCCCACAGCAAGGTCGGCCTGCTCAACGCGCTGTTCCGTACGCCGCTGCACCGGCGCACCGAGGCCGAGGCGGAGCGGTCCGCTCGCGAGCTGCTGAAGTTCGTCGGGGTCGACGGCCGCGCCGACGAGCTCGCCGCGAACCTCTCCTACGGCGATCAGCGCCGTCTCGAGATCGCGCGCGCGATGGCGACCAAGCCGAAGCTGCTCTGCCTCGACGAGCCGGCCGCCGGCTTCAACCCGGCCGAGAAGCAACGGCTGATGGAGCTGATCCGCAAGGTGCGCGACCAGGGCTACACCGTGCTGCTCATCGAGCACGACATGCGACTGGTCATGGGCGTCACCGACCGGATCGTGGTGCTGGAGTTCGGCCGCAAGATCGCCGAGGGCACACCCGCACAGATCCGTGACAATCCGGCCGTGATCGCGGCGTACCTGGGTGTGGAGGAGGACGAGGATGCTTCTTGA
- a CDS encoding ABC transporter ATP-binding protein codes for MLLEVEGLCVNYGHIEAIRDISFGVEEGTIATLIGANGAGKTTTMKTISGLRSVRAGRIVFQGKDITTLPPYERVKLGLSQSPEGRGIFPGMTVRENLDMGAYVRKDRGSRAYQEDVDRVFGLFPRLLERVGQIAGTMSGGEQQMLAIGRALMARPKLVLLDEPSMGLAPKLIQQIFSIIDEIKAQGTTVLLVEQNAAQALKRADTAHILETGSIVRSGTGAELAKDGSVKAAYLGGDL; via the coding sequence ATGCTTCTTGAGGTCGAGGGTCTCTGCGTCAACTACGGCCACATCGAGGCCATCCGCGACATCAGCTTCGGGGTGGAGGAGGGCACCATCGCCACCCTGATCGGGGCGAACGGCGCCGGCAAGACCACCACCATGAAGACCATCTCGGGGTTGCGCTCGGTGCGGGCCGGTCGGATCGTCTTCCAGGGCAAGGACATCACCACCCTGCCGCCCTACGAACGGGTGAAGCTCGGCCTGAGCCAGTCGCCGGAGGGCCGTGGGATCTTCCCCGGCATGACGGTCCGGGAGAACCTGGACATGGGTGCCTACGTCCGCAAGGACCGCGGCTCCCGGGCCTACCAGGAGGATGTGGACCGGGTCTTCGGGCTCTTCCCGCGCCTGCTGGAGCGAGTGGGTCAGATCGCCGGCACCATGTCGGGCGGCGAGCAGCAGATGCTGGCGATCGGGCGAGCGTTGATGGCGCGGCCCAAGCTGGTGCTGCTCGACGAGCCCTCGATGGGACTGGCGCCCAAGCTGATCCAGCAGATCTTCTCGATCATCGACGAGATCAAGGCGCAGGGCACCACCGTGCTCCTCGTCGAGCAGAACGCCGCTCAGGCGCTCAAGCGGGCCGACACCGCGCACATCCTCGAGACGGGCTCCATCGTCCGGTCCGGGACCGGCGCGGAGCTCGCCAAGGACGGCTCGGTCAAGGCCGCCTACCTCGGTGGCGACCTCTGA
- a CDS encoding branched-chain amino acid ABC transporter permease, producing the protein MSRATDAVALSGQSALKGIGTGIGTGLDRGFGAIRSFFGGMPKPVKIVLLVLGVLLAYALPLLDLPIIPTTGSDFGGVLFTAASYALIAVGLNIVIGYAGLLDLGYVGFYATGAYTVGILTQYHWHWPFLLALPMAILVTMVFGVLLGAPTLRVRGDYLAIVTLGFGEIIRLVIHNTGWLGAASGISQIPPPPSIGPNPPGPDGGLFSIPHLSWGTFPNIIDVGHETHFLKFGVLDAIPYYWLMLTALAVVLVADKLIKDSRVGRAWEATREDEDAAEIMGVPTFRYKLLAFALGACIGGLSGGIYAARNGFVSPDTFVIILSELFVAAVIIGGAGNRWGAIAGAIVVAYLPERFRGFSDWRMLVFGLAMMALAIWRPQGIFPPRRTRRALAAEAEIEELEGETVDV; encoded by the coding sequence ATGAGCAGGGCAACCGACGCCGTGGCGCTGAGCGGGCAGAGCGCGCTCAAGGGGATCGGGACCGGCATCGGCACCGGCCTGGACAGGGGCTTCGGTGCGATCCGCTCCTTCTTCGGCGGCATGCCGAAGCCCGTGAAGATCGTCCTGTTGGTGCTCGGCGTGCTCCTCGCCTACGCGCTCCCGCTGCTGGACCTGCCGATCATCCCGACCACCGGCAGCGACTTCGGCGGCGTGCTGTTCACCGCCGCGTCGTACGCGCTGATCGCGGTGGGCCTCAACATCGTGATCGGGTACGCCGGCCTGCTTGACCTCGGCTACGTCGGCTTCTACGCCACCGGCGCCTACACCGTCGGCATCCTGACGCAGTACCACTGGCACTGGCCCTTCCTGCTCGCGCTGCCGATGGCGATCCTCGTGACGATGGTCTTCGGTGTGCTCCTGGGCGCGCCGACCCTGCGCGTCCGCGGCGATTACCTGGCCATCGTGACGCTGGGCTTCGGCGAGATCATCCGGCTGGTCATCCACAACACGGGGTGGCTGGGCGCCGCGTCGGGCATCTCGCAGATCCCGCCGCCACCGAGCATCGGTCCCAACCCGCCCGGTCCCGACGGCGGTCTGTTCTCGATCCCGCACCTGTCGTGGGGCACGTTCCCCAACATCATCGACGTGGGTCACGAGACCCACTTCTTGAAGTTCGGCGTGCTCGACGCGATCCCGTACTACTGGCTCATGCTGACAGCGTTGGCGGTCGTGCTGGTCGCCGACAAGCTGATCAAGGACAGCCGGGTGGGCCGGGCCTGGGAGGCCACCCGCGAGGACGAGGACGCCGCCGAGATCATGGGCGTGCCGACGTTCCGCTACAAGCTCCTGGCCTTCGCGCTCGGTGCGTGCATCGGCGGCCTGTCGGGCGGCATCTACGCCGCGCGCAACGGCTTCGTCAGCCCCGACACGTTCGTCATCATCCTCTCCGAGCTGTTCGTGGCCGCCGTCATCATCGGCGGTGCCGGCAACCGGTGGGGTGCGATCGCCGGTGCGATCGTGGTGGCCTACCTGCCCGAGCGTTTCCGTGGCTTCAGCGACTGGCGCATGCTCGTCTTCGGCCTGGCGATGATGGCACTGGCCATCTGGCGCCCGCAGGGGATCTTCCCGCCGCGACGAACGCGCAGAGCTCTCGCCGCGGAGGCCGAGATCGAGGAGCTGGAGGGGGAGACGGTCGATGTCTGA
- a CDS encoding ANTAR domain-containing response regulator, translating into MDLKEMLTDEGYDVVGEAGDGQEAIRLAQELRPDLVILDVKMPVLDGIAAAEQVARQRIAPVVMLTAFSQRDLVERARDAGAMAYLVKPFNPSDLVPAIELAVSRFQELAQLEAEVAGLTERLETRKLVDRAKSVLQQELRLSEPESFRWIQKTAMDLRLSMRQVAEGVIEHGPRASAGDAAVE; encoded by the coding sequence ATGGACCTCAAAGAGATGCTCACCGACGAGGGGTACGACGTCGTCGGCGAGGCCGGCGACGGCCAGGAGGCGATCCGGCTGGCCCAGGAGCTGCGACCCGACCTGGTCATCCTGGACGTGAAGATGCCGGTCCTGGACGGCATCGCGGCCGCCGAGCAGGTGGCACGGCAGCGGATCGCCCCGGTGGTGATGCTGACCGCCTTCTCCCAGCGCGACCTGGTCGAGCGTGCCCGCGACGCCGGCGCGATGGCCTACCTGGTCAAGCCGTTCAACCCCAGTGACCTGGTCCCGGCGATCGAGCTGGCGGTCAGCCGCTTCCAGGAGCTGGCCCAGCTCGAGGCGGAGGTGGCAGGCCTGACCGAGCGGCTGGAGACGCGCAAGCTGGTCGACCGCGCCAAGAGCGTCCTCCAGCAGGAGCTGCGCCTCAGCGAGCCGGAATCCTTCCGCTGGATCCAGAAGACGGCGATGGACCTGCGGCTCTCGATGCGGCAGGTCGCCGAGGGCGTCATCGAGCACGGCCCGCGCGCTTCGGCCGGCGATGCTGCGGTGGAGTAA